A genomic window from Elaeis guineensis isolate ETL-2024a chromosome 3, EG11, whole genome shotgun sequence includes:
- the LOC105040187 gene encoding zinc finger CCCH domain-containing protein 39-like, whose translation MDPPPDRALSFFMPPPPFATATSGNVIALRPQNLADQPEFEAPLLTRPRNSDDAPLNPLRNRQPVSTMPRPPNPQFNPSRNPPIRGTSCMFFKTRLCQKFKTGSCLWGNNCNFAHGIEELRQPPPNWQEFVAEERVNGSDRQRMHKNKICRKFFNRQVCPYGDRCTFLHVQRESSGMAMGPMAGPDSVGGFSSAADCNGSNQKPKAKICYKWETTGHCSFGESCIFAHGLAELKKSGGHVELDGGKNGADPPKPLTNSTNNVPPTKAESSCMHEAQQKGVFPKLDEAQQKGVFPKLAKKLSCIYADWIDGAPLCSPHLPQLSKQS comes from the exons ATGGATCCGCCTCCGGATCGAGCCTTATCTTTCTTCATGCCTCCTCCTCCTTTTGCCACTGCTACCAGCGGCAATGTGATCGCGTTGCGGCCACAGAACCTTGCAGACCAGCCAGAATTCGAGGCTCCGCTTTTGACGAGACCAAGAAATTCAGATGATGCCCCTCTGAATCCACTGCGAAACAGACAACCAGTATCAACGATGCCTCGTCCCCCAAACCCTCAGTTCAACCCTTCTCGAAATCCTCCAATCAGAGGAACAAGTTGCATGTTTTTCAAGACCCGGCTTTGCCAGAAATTCAAAACGGGGTCTTGCCTATGGGGGAACAACTGCAACTTTGCGCAcgggatcgaagagctccgccagcCGCCACCCAATTGGCAGGAGTTTGTTGCTGAGGAACGGGTGAATGGTAGTGACCGACAGAGGATGCATAAGAATAAGATCTGCCGGAAGTTCTTTAACAGACAGGTCTGCCCGTACGGGGATCGCTGCACTTTTCTCCATGTACAACGAGAGAGCTCAGGGATGGCCATGGGTCCTATGGCAGGGCCTGATAGTGTTGGGGGATTTAGCTCTGCAGCGGACTGCAATGGGTCTAATCAGAAGCCAAAGGCAAAGATTTGTTACAAGTGGGAGACCACAGGTCATTGCTCCTTTGGTGAGAGTTGCATCTTTGCTCATGGCCTTGCAG AGTTAAAGAAGTCTGGAGGCCATGTGGAGTTAGATGGTGGAAAAAACGGAGCAGATCCACCGAAACCTCTTACTAATTCTACAAATAATGTCCCACCAACTAAAGCAGAGTCCAGTTGTATGCATGAAGCTCAGCAGAAGGGTGTTTTTCCAAAGTTGGATGAAGCTCAGCAGAAGGGTGTTTTTCCAAAGTTGGCTAAGAAACTAAGTTGCATCTATGCAGATTGGATTGATGGCGCTCCACTCTGTTCCCCGCATCTCCCGCAGCTCTCAAAGCAAAGCTGA